In the Sus scrofa isolate TJ Tabasco breed Duroc chromosome 7, Sscrofa11.1, whole genome shotgun sequence genome, one interval contains:
- the ZFHX2 gene encoding zinc finger homeobox protein 2 isoform X1, producing the protein MATLNSSSTACATPSPGHDALSPPLDASPPSTPSDPVTKDPPAAPSTSESMRSSEPGGQPLESGCGLIPPKEIGEPQEEPGCGGFLPKDLGVEEDREQEEEGGGLPPVDLSDHLFFTAGGEACLVARLSLPGGSELPLPKGFPWGEAGVKEEPSLPLRAHPPPAHLTALHIQHGFDPIQGFSSSDQILSHDTSVPSPATCEGRDGAFWSYQLAPNPPGDPKDGPMGSRGGDPRARFWLCLLCRLGFGSPQAFVGHTESHGVKLTAAQHQGLLGNPAMLWEGGEGCMALLSFLEPKAPARSLDNSSTVNMEASAAQTEDGPPAAEALAPVLPVEEVMALSPPSPSTTPATWNPSPTQAKELPMAAGEAGADWFPEGHEEDGGLCTPLNQSSPTSKEGGTLPAPGGSPEDPSDPPQPYRLADDYTPVPAAFQGLSLSSHMSLLHSRNSCKTLKCPKCNWHYKYQQTLDVHMREKHPESNSHCSYCSAGGAHPRLARGESYNCGYKPYRCDVCNYSTTTKGNLSIHMQSDKHLANLQGFQAGPGGQGSPPEAALPPSTGDKEPKAKSSWQCKVCSYETNISRNLRIHMTSEKHMQNVLMLHQGLPLGLPPGLVAPGAPTPAGAAPTTPPELFQYFGSQALGQPQAPLPGPGLRPDKPLEAQLLLNGFHHLGAPARKFPTPAPGSPSPDAHLPQSQLLGSLSDGLPTSPPPDDNPSLKVFRCLVCQAFSTDSLELLLYHCSVGRSLPEAEWKEVAGDTHRCKLCCYGTQLKANFQLHLKTDKHAQKYQLAAHLREGGGVTGTPSPVPLGDGAPYGSVPPLHLRCNICDFESNSKEKMQLHARGAAHEENSQIYKFLLEMEGAVAGVELGLFRCLLCAWETPSRLAVLQHLRAPAHRDAQAQRRLQLLQSGPAADEGLSALQSILSFSHGQLRTPGKAPVTPLAEPPTPEKDAQNKMEQLASEEAENKTGPPGDSANQTTVRTGVFCCPYCSFLSPESEQVRAHALSQHAVQPKYRCPLCQEQLVGRPALHFHLSHLHNVVPECVERLLLVATTVEMTLTTKVLPGPALSPLGDGPEPPAPGPEPEPSRDQAAEGLHLTLEASPDPLPEPLPPSAEAPDKPMGSPDQAPSPAPSPVPRPEAQADEVAHSATAEEEEGAGGEPRPAEPAPADSRHPLTYRKTTNFALDKFLDPARPYKCTVCKESFTQKNILLVHYNSVSHLHKMKKAAIDPSAPARGEAGAAPATAAATTDKPFKCTVCRVSYNQSSTLEIHMRSVLHQTRSRGAKTDAKAEAPERGPEEPKEGETEGEVGTEKKGPDSGGFVSGLPFLSPPPPPLDLHRFPAPLFTPPVLPPFPLVPESLLKLQQQQLLLPFYLHDLKVGPKLTLAGPAPLLSLPAAAPPPPPPPPKAELVEREWERPPQTQEGNEAGPTSPPHPTPNEAARTAAKALLENFGFELVIQYNEGKQAVPPPPTPPPPEAPGGGDKLACGACGKLFSNMLILKTHEEHVHRRFLPFEALSRYAAQFRKSYDSLYPPPAESPKPPDGSLDSPAPQLGPPFLVPEPEAGGGRPPEERSRAGGHWPPEEEESSRGNLPPLVHAGRRFSRTKFTEFQTQALQSFFETSAYPKDGEVERLASLLGLASRVVVVWFQNARQKARKNASEGGPVPSGGGAGSASGCRRCHATFSCVFDLVRHLKKCYDDQPPEEEEEETERGEEEEDVEEEDAEEERGPEAPAGPEGPSPEPPDREELSQAEAIKPGGKEPEGRAPPSPSPVHACDQCAMSFPSQDLLTSHRRLHFLPPVQPGAAPHLLDLPLLVFGERNPLVAGTPPVPGPALKRKHEDGSLSPTGSEAGGGGEGEPPRDKRLRTTILPEQLEILYRWYMQDSNPTRKMLDCISEEVGLKKRVVQVWFQNTRARERKGQFRSTPGGVPNPAVKTPITPSPAPFPKFNLLLGKVEDGAGREAPKREAPAFPCSTVTPAAGPLPFLPPGKEATTPIPEPPLPLPPPPPPSEDEGPEEPSKASPESEACSPAAGDLSDSSASSLAEPESPGAGGTSGGPGGGAGVPDGMGQRRYRTQMSSLQLKIMKACYEAYRTPTMQECEVLGEEIGLPKRVIQVWFQNARAKEKKAKLQGAAVGGAGGSSEGPLGTQRTDCPYCDIKYDFYVSCRGHLFSRQHLAKLKEAVRAQLKSESKCYDLAPAPAPEAPPATTPASVPLGAAPALPRLAPVLLSGPTLAQPPLGSLAPFSSGPAAPSGLLGLATSVLPATTVVQTAGPGCPLPQRPMPDQTNTSTAGTTDPAPGPPTEPSGDKVSGERKPAAAPTNSSTDALKNLKALKATVPALLGGQFLPFPLPPAGGATPPAVFGPQLQGAYFQQLYGMKKGLFPMNPVIPQTLIGLLPNALLQPPPQAPEPTATAPAKPPELPAPGEGEAGEADELLTGSTGISTVDVTHRYLCRQCKMAFDGEALAAAHQRSFCFFGRGSGGPLPPPLRVPICTYHCLACEVLLSGREALASHLRSSAHRRKAAPPPGGPPGTATNAATAATAAVAFAKEEARLPHTDSNPKTTTTSTLLAL; encoded by the exons ATGGCCACCCTTAACTCATCCTCTACTGCTTgcgccaccccctcccctgggcaCGATGCCCTGTCCCCGCCTCTGGACGCCTccccccccagcaccccctctGATCCTGTCACCAAAGAtccccctgctgccccctccaCCTCTGAGAGCATGAGGTCCTCAGAGCCAGGGGGGCAGCCCCTGGAGTCAGGCTGTGGCCTCATCCCACCAAAGGAGATAGGGGAGCCCCAAGAAGAGCCTGGCTGTGGTGGCTTCCTGCCAAAGGACCTGGGGGTGGAAGAGGacagggagcaggaggaggaaggaggaggactcCCTCCTGTGGACCTAAGCGACCACTTATTCTTCACAGCTGGTGGTGAGGCCTGCCTAGTGGCCAGGCTGTCCCTGCCGGGGGGCAGTGAACTCCCATTACCAAAGGGCTTCCCCTGGGGTGAGGCAGGTGTCAAGGAAGAGCCCAGCCTGCCCCTCCgtgcccacccaccccctgcaCACCTCACTGCCCTTCACATCCAACATGGCTTTGACCCAATCCAAGGCTTTAGCTCTTCTGACCAAATTCTGTCCCACGATACCTCAGTGCCATCTCCGGCCACCTGTGAGGGAAGGGATGGAGCCTTCTGGAGCTACCAGCTGGCTCCAAACCCACCCGGAGATCCCAAAGATGGCCCcatggggagcaggggaggagacCCCAGGGCACGCTTCTGGCTCTGCCTCCTGTGCCGCCTGGGTTTCGGCAGCCCCCAGGCCTTTGTGGGTCACACAGAGTCTCATGGGGTAAAGCTAACCGCTGCTCAACACCAGGGCCTGCTGGGCAACCCAGCCATGCTCTGGGAGGGGGGCGAGGGTTGCATGGCCCTCCTAAGCTTTCTGGAACCAAAAGCACCTGCTCGCTCCCTTGACAACAGCAGCACCGTGAACATGGAGGCCAGTGCAGCCCAGACTGAGGATGGCCCCCCTGCGGCCGAAGCCCTGGCCCCCGTCCTGCCCGTGGAAGAAGTCATGGCTCTCAGCCCACCCTCCCCCTCAACCACCCCAGCCACCTGGAACCCCAGCCCAACCCAAGCCAAAGAATTGCCAATGGCGGCCGGCGAGGCGGGGGCAGATTGGTTCCCCGAGGGGCACGAAGAGGATGGAGGGCTCTGCACCCCACTCAACCAAAGCTCACCCACCTCCAAGGAGGGGGGCACTCTCCCTGCCCCAGGGGGCTCCCCCGAAGACCCCAGCGACCCGCCCCAGCCCTACCGCTTAGCGGACGACTACACCCCAGTCCCTGCAGCCTTCCAAGGCCTCAGCCTGTCCAGCCACATGTCGCTGCTGCACTCGCGCAACTCCTGCAAGACTCTCAAGTGTCCCAAGTGCAACTGGCATTACAAGTACCAGCAGACCCTGGATGTTCATATGCGGGAGAAGCACCCCGAGAGCAACAGTCACTGTAGCTACTGCAGTGCCGGGGGCGCCCACCCCCGCCTAGCCCGGGGGGAGAGCTACAACTGCGGCTACAAGCCCTACCGCTGCGATGTCTGCAACTATTCCACTACCACCAAGGGCAACCTCAGCATCCATATGCAGTCCGACAAGCACCTGGCCAACCTACAGGGCTtccaggcagggcctggggggcaggggagcccCCCAGAGGCAGCGCTCCCACCCTCCACAGGGGACAAGGAGCCCAAGGCCAAATCGAGCTGGCAGTGCAAGGTGTGCAGCTACGAGACCAACATCTCCCGCAACCTGCGCATCCACATGACCTCTGAGAAGCACATGCAGAATGTGCTCATGCTGCACCAGGGGCTGCCGCTGGGCCTGCCGCCGGGGCTGGTGGCGCCGGGTGCCCCTACCCCAGCAGGggctgcccccaccaccccccctGAACTCTTCCAGTACTTCGGATCCCAGGCTCTAGGGCAGCCTCAGGCTCCCTTGCCCGGCCCTGGGCTGAGGCCAGATAAGCCCCTGGAAGCCCAGCTGCTTCTCAATGGCTTCCATCACCTCGGAGCACCTGCCCGCAAGTTCCCCACACCTG CCCCTGGCAGCCCCTCCCCGGATGCCCACCTGCCTCAAAGTCAGCTCCTGGGCTCCTTGTCCGACGGGCTGCCCACCTCGCCGCCCCCAGATGACAACCCATCCCTGAAGGTGTTCCGCTGCCTCGTGTGCCAGGCCTTCAGCACGGACAGCCTGGAGCTGCTGCTCTACCACTGCAGTGTGGGCAGGAGCCTCCCGGAGGCCGAGTGGAAGGAGGTGGCCGGTGACACCCACCGCTGCAAGCTCTGCTGCTATGGCACCCAGCTCAAGGCCAACTTCCAACTCCACCTCAAGACCGACAAACATGCTCAGAAGTACCAGCTGGCGGCCCACctgagggaggggggtggggtcaCGGGCACCCCCTCCCCAGTGCCCCTGGGAGATGGGGCTCCTTATGGGTCTGTCCCCCCACTGCACCTGCGCTGCAACATCTGTGACTTTGAGTCCAACAGCAAGGAGAAGATGCAGCTGCACGCCCGGGGTGCAGCCCATGAAGAAAACAGCCAGATCTATAAG TTTCTGCTGGAGATGGAGGGGGCGGTGGCGGGGGTGGAGCTGGGGCTGTTCCGCTGTCTGCTGTGCGCCTGGGAGACGCCCTCCCGCCTGGCTGTGCTGCAGCACCTGCGCGCACCTGCCCACCGTGACGCCCAAGCCCAGCGGCGCCTGCAGCTGCTACAGAGCGGCCCGGCGGCCGACGAGGGGCTCTCAGCTCTTCAGAGCATCCTGAGCTTCAGCCATGGGCAGCTCCGGACTCCCG GGAAGGCTCCTGTCACCCCCTTAGCTGAGCCACCAACCCCTGAGAAAGATGCCCAGAATAAGATGGAACAATTGG CTTCTGAAGAGGCAGAGAACAAAACTGGCCCTCCTGGAGACAGTGCCAACCAGACCACGGTCAGGACTGGG GTCTTCTGCTGCCCATACTGCAGCTTCCTGAGCCCAGAGTCTGAGCAGGTGAGGGCTCACGCGCTCTCCCAGCACGCAGTGCAGCCCAAGTACCGGTGTCCGCTGTGCCAGGAGCAGCTGGTGGGCCGGCCCGCCCTGCACTTCCACCTCAGTCACCTCCACAATGTGGTGCCCGAGTGCGTTGAGAGGCTGCTGCTCGTG GCCACAACTGTAGAAATGACCTTGACGACCAAAGTGCTGCCTGGGCCCGCTCTAAGCCCTCTGGGGGATGGCCCAGAGCCCCCTGCTCCAGGGCCAGAGCCTGAGCCCAGCAGAGACCAAGCAGCAG AAGGCCTGCACCTGACCCTGGAAGCCAGTCCCGATCCTCTTCCTGAGCCTCTGCCACCTTCAGCTGAGGCTCCAGACAAGCCCATGGGAAGCCCTGACCAGGCCCCTTCTCCAGCCCCATCTCCTGTCCCGAGGCCCGAGGCCCAAGCTGATGAAGTGGCTCATTCAGCCACggctgaggaggaagagggggctgGCGGGGAGCCCCGCCCAGCAGAGCCAGCTCCGGCTGACTCTCGCCACCCTCTGACCTATCGGAAGACCACCAACTTTGCCCTGGACAAGTTTCTTGACCCTGCCCGCCCCTATAAGTGCACTGTGTGCAAGGAGTCCTTCACGCAAAAGAACATCCTCCTGGTCCATTATAACTCCGTCTCCCACTTGCACAAGATGAAGAAGGCTGCCATTGACCCCTCCGCCCCTGCCCGGGGAGAAGCCGGCGCTGCGCCtgccaccgccgccgccaccaccgaCAAGCCCTTTAAGTGCACGGTTTGCCGAGTCTCGTACAACCAGAGCTCCACCCTGGAGATCCACATGCGCTCCGTCCTGCACCAGACTCGCTCCAGGGGAGCCAAGACGGACGCCAAGGCCGAGGCGCCAGAGCGTGGCCCAGAAGAGCCCAAGGAAGGCGAGACTGAAGGGGAGGTGGGCACCGAGAAGAAAGGCCCCGACTCTGGTGGCTTCGTGTCAGGGTTGCCCTTCctgtctcctcccccacctcccttggACCTGCACCGCTTCCCAGCCCCCCTCTTCACCCCACCTGTCCTGCCCCCCTTCCCTCTGGTGCCCGAATCACTGCTAAagctccagcagcagcagctgctcctgCCCTTCTACCTCCATGACCTCAAGGTCGGGCCCAAGCTGACCCTGGCTGGGCCTGCCCCCCTGCTGTCCCTGCCAgctgctgcccctcctcccccgcccccaccccctaaGGCTGAGCTGGTGGAGCGCGAGTGGGAGCGGCCCCCCCAGACTCAAGAGGGTAATGAGGCAGGGCCCacctcacccccccacccaacACCCAATGAGGCAGCCCGCACTGCAGCCAAGGCCCTTCTGGAAAACTTTGGCTTTGAGCTGGTGATCCAGTACAACGAAGGGAAGCaggctgtgccccctccccctaccccgcCCCCACCAGAGGCCCCGGGGGGTGGGGACAAGCTGGCCTGTGGGGCCTGTGGGAAACTCTTCTCCAACATGCTCATCCTCAAGACCCACGAGGAGCACGTGCACCGCCGCTTCCTGCCCTTCGAAGCTCTGAGCCGTTATGCTGCTCAGTTTCGAAAGAGCTATGACAGCCTCTACCCGCCCCCTGCAGAGTCCCCCAAACCTCCTGATGGGTCTCTGGACTCACCTGCTCCCCAGCTGGGCCCACCCTTCCTGGTCCCAGAGCCTGAGGCAGGGGGGGGCCGTCCCCCTGAAGAGCGAAGCCGGGCAGGAGGGCACTGGCccccagaggaggaagaaagctCCAGAGGGAATCTTCCTCCCCTAGTGCATGCAGGCCGCCGCTTCTCCAGAACCAAGTTCACTGAGTTCCAGACTCAAGCCCTGCAGTCTTTCTTTGAGACCAGTGCCTACCCCAAGGACGGAGAAGTGGAGCGGCTCGCAAGTCTCTTGGGCCTGGCTAGCCGTGTGGTGGTGGTGTGGTTCCAGAACGCCCGCCAGAAAGCTCGCAAAAATGCCAGTGAGGGTGGGCCTGTGCCCAGCGGAGGTGGTGCTGGGAGTGCCTCTGGCTGCAGGCGCTGCCATGCCACCTTCTCCTGCGTTTTTGACTTGGTGCGGCACCTCAAGAAATGCTATGACGACCAGCCTcctgaagaggaggaagaagagacagagaggggggaagaggaggaagacgtAGAGGAGGAAGACGCAGAGGAGGAACGGGGCCCAGAAGCCCCAGCAGGGCCTGAGGGCCCATCACCAGAACCTCCAGACCGGGAAGAGCTGAGCCAAGCAGAGGCCATAAAGCCAGGAGGCAAAGAGCCTGAAGGGAGGGCGCCCCCCTCGCCTTCCCCAGTCCATGCCTGTGACCAGTGTGCCATGTCTTTCCCCAGCCAGGACCTCCTGACCAGTCACCGCCGACTCCATTTCCTGCCACCTGTGCAGCCCGGCGCTGCTCCCCACCTCTTAGACTTGCCCTTGCTGGTGTTTGGGGAGCGAAACCCACTGGTGGCAGGCACTCCGCCGGTGCCAGGGCCAGCCCTCAAACGGAAGCATGAGGATGGCAGCCTGTCGCCCACGGGCAGCGAAGcaggggggggcggggagggcgagCCCCCCAGGGACAAACGCCTGCGCACCACCATCCTGCCTGAGCAGCTGGAGATCCTGTACCGCTGGTATATGCAGGACTCCAACCCCACTCGCAAGATGCTTGACTGCATCTCTGAGGAGGTGGGGCTCAAGAAGCGGGTGGTGCAGGTCTGGTTCCAGAACACCAGGGCCCGGGAGAGGAAGGGCCAGTTTCGAAGCACCCCCGGGGGAGTGCCCAATCCAGCAGTCAAGACCCCCATCACACCCAGCCCTGCACCCTTCCCCAAGTTCAACCTCTTGCTGGGCAAGGTTGAggatggggctgggagggaggccccAAAGAGGGAAGCACCTGCTTTTCCCTGCTCCACAGTCACCCCTGCTGCCGGGCCCTTGCCTTTCTTGCCACCTGGGAAAGAGGCCACTACCCCAATACCAGAACCACCTctacctctccctcctccccctccacccagtGAGGACGAGGGCCCGGAGGAACCATCTAAAGCTTCTCCAGAGAGTGAAGCTTGCAGTCCGGCAGCAGGGGATCTAAGTGATTCGTCGGCTTCCAGCCTGGCGGAACCAGAGTCCCCTGGAGCTGGAGGGACCAGTGGGGGCCCAGGAGGTGGGGCCGGGGTCCCAGATGGAATGGGGCAGCGGCGCTACAGGACCCAGATGAGTAGCCTGCAGCTGAAGATCATGAAAGCCTGCTATGAAGCCTACCGCACCCCCACCATGCAGGAGTGCGAGGTGCTGGGGGAAGAGATTGGACTGCCCAAGAGAGTCATCCAGGTCTGGTTCCAGAATGCTCGCGCCAAGGAAAAAAAGGCCAAGCTGCAGGGGGCAGCAGTtggcggggctgggggcagcaGTGAGGGTCCCTTGGGAACCCAGCGCACCGACTGCCCCTACTGTGATATCAAGTATGATTTCTATGTCTCCTGCCGAGGCCACCTCTTTTCTCGACAGCACCTGGCCAAGCTCAAGGAGGCGGTCCGGGCCCAGCTGAAGAGTGAAAGCAAGTGCTATGACCTGGCCCCGGCCCCGGCTCCCGAGGCCCCACCTGCCACCACACCTGCCTCTGTGCCCCTCGGGgctgccccagctctgcctcGCCTGGCTCCGGTCCTCTTGTCTGGCCCAACTCTGGCCCAGCCCCCACTGGGCAGCTTAGCTCCTTTCAGTTCAG GCCCTGCAGCCCCCTCAGGCCTCCTCGGCCTTGCCACTTCGGTCCTGCCTGCTACCACAGTGGTCCAGACTGCCGGCCCAGGCTGTCCCTTACCTCAGAGACCTATGCCCGACCAAACCAACACCTCCACAGCAGGCACCACCGAccctgccccaggcccacctACCGAACCCTCTGGGGACAAGGTCTCTGGTGAGCGAAAGCCAGCGGCAGCCCCCACCAACTCCTCCACTGATGCCCTCAAGAACCTCAAAGCATTGAAGGCCACTGTCCCAGCCCTGCTGGGGGGCCAGTTCCTGCCCTTCCCGTTGCCCCCGGCAGGGGGGGCCACACCGCCAGCTGTCTTTGGCCCTCAGTTACAGGGGGCCTACTTCCAACAGCTCTACGGCATGAAGAAGGGGCTGTTTCCCATGAACCCCGTGATACCTCAGACCCTCATCGGACTGCTCCCCAACGCCCTCCTCCAGCCACCGCCCCAGGCCCCGGAGCCCACAGCCACGGCGCCTGCGAAGCCGCCGGAACTGCCCgctccaggggagggggaggccgggGAGGCCGATGAGCTGCTGACGGGCAGCACTGGCATCTCCACCGTGGATGTGACCCACCGCTACCTGTGCCGCCAGTGCAAGATGGCGTTTGACGGGGAGGCCCTGGCCGCTGCTCACCAGAGATCCTTCTGCTTCTTTGGGCGGGGCTCCGGgggccccctgcccccgccactgCGGGTGCCCATCTGCACCTACCACTGCCTGGCGTGTGAGGTGCTGCTGAGTGGGCGTGAAGCCCTGGCCTCCCACCTGCGCTCCTCGGCCCACAGGCGCAAGgcggccccgcccccagggggTCCTCCCGGCACCGCCACCAACGCCGCCACTGCCGCCACGGCTGCTGTGGCTTTTGCCAAAGAGGAAGCAAGATTACCTCACACGGACTCCAACCCAAAAACTACTACTACCTCTACACTTCTAGCTTTATAA